The following are encoded in a window of Microbacterium sp. LWO13-1.2 genomic DNA:
- a CDS encoding ABC transporter ATP-binding protein, whose translation MSEQKPKNRRERTAAAGAVATVEPELTDEEKYEAELAEQARQNSGDWDSVAPGKADNFGKSFGRMIGLLKPSAVWFVFVSILGAIGVVLTVAAPKVLGEATNLVYAGFMSNQLAQPQGDFPGFPVGTPKDEVVEQLRQFGQTDFANQVAALRDFTVGAGIDFEAMRWIITAVLAIYVVAALLSWIQGYVINVIMVRTMWRLREEVEAKINRLPLSYFDKVQRGELISRVTNDIDNITQTMQQSLSGALTSVLTVIGVLVMMFSISWQLALVALIALPLMGVIFGVIGPRSQKAFGTQWRKVGRLNARVEEAFSGHALVKVFGREQDALDKFQVENEELYQAAFKAQFLSGIIMPAMTFVGSLSYAALAVLGGLMVANGQLRLGDVQAFIQYSQQFSQPLAELGGMAAVVQSGTASAERVFELLDEDEQEPDADDAPELVDGKGVIEFENVQFSYTPERPLIKDLSFRVKPGQTVAIVGPTGAGKTTLVNLIMRFYELSGGRITLDGQDIAEITRDDLRSRTGMVLQDPWLFAGSIRENIRYGRSTATDEEVLAAAKATYVDRFVHALPEGYDTVLDEDASNVSAGERQLITIARAFVAQPSILILDEATSAVDTRTELLLQHAMAALREGRTSFVIAHRLSTIRDADLILVMEHGDIVEKGTHDELIAAQGAYWRLYQSQFEQAATDIDAEEALTASTPVVVTGDAEEVEAEAARIGASVGVGMPAAEVAAAEAILESPEAPDRKA comes from the coding sequence ATGAGCGAGCAGAAGCCGAAGAACCGCCGCGAGCGCACAGCGGCCGCCGGGGCCGTCGCTACCGTCGAACCGGAACTCACCGACGAGGAGAAGTACGAGGCAGAGCTCGCTGAGCAAGCCCGTCAGAACTCGGGCGACTGGGACAGCGTGGCGCCGGGCAAGGCCGACAACTTCGGCAAGAGCTTCGGGCGGATGATCGGGCTGCTGAAGCCCTCCGCCGTCTGGTTCGTGTTCGTGTCGATCCTCGGCGCCATCGGCGTCGTGCTCACAGTGGCCGCGCCCAAGGTGCTCGGCGAAGCGACGAACCTCGTCTACGCCGGGTTCATGTCGAACCAGCTGGCACAGCCGCAGGGCGACTTCCCCGGGTTCCCGGTCGGAACCCCGAAGGACGAGGTCGTCGAGCAACTGCGCCAGTTCGGACAGACCGACTTCGCCAACCAAGTAGCGGCACTGCGGGACTTCACCGTCGGCGCCGGCATCGACTTCGAGGCGATGCGCTGGATCATCACGGCGGTACTGGCGATCTACGTCGTCGCGGCGCTGCTGAGCTGGATCCAGGGCTACGTCATCAACGTCATCATGGTGCGCACCATGTGGCGCCTGCGTGAAGAGGTCGAGGCGAAGATCAACCGTCTGCCACTGTCGTACTTCGACAAGGTGCAGCGCGGCGAGCTGATCTCGCGCGTCACGAACGACATCGACAACATCACCCAGACGATGCAGCAGTCGCTCTCCGGAGCGCTCACCTCGGTGCTCACCGTCATCGGCGTGCTGGTGATGATGTTCTCCATTTCGTGGCAGCTCGCGCTCGTCGCCCTGATCGCGCTGCCGCTGATGGGCGTGATCTTCGGTGTCATCGGCCCGCGTTCGCAGAAGGCCTTCGGCACCCAATGGCGCAAGGTCGGCCGCCTGAACGCGCGCGTCGAAGAGGCCTTCTCCGGTCACGCGCTGGTCAAGGTCTTCGGTCGCGAGCAGGACGCCCTGGACAAGTTCCAGGTCGAGAACGAAGAGTTGTACCAGGCCGCGTTCAAGGCGCAGTTCCTCTCCGGCATCATCATGCCAGCGATGACCTTCGTCGGCAGTCTCAGCTACGCCGCACTCGCCGTGCTCGGCGGCCTCATGGTGGCCAACGGCCAGCTGCGGCTCGGTGACGTGCAGGCGTTCATCCAGTACTCGCAGCAGTTCTCCCAGCCGCTGGCGGAGCTCGGCGGTATGGCCGCGGTCGTGCAGTCGGGTACCGCATCCGCAGAGCGTGTGTTCGAGCTGCTCGACGAGGATGAGCAGGAGCCGGATGCCGATGACGCACCGGAGCTCGTCGACGGCAAGGGCGTCATCGAGTTCGAGAACGTCCAGTTCTCGTACACGCCGGAGCGTCCGCTGATCAAGGACCTCTCGTTCCGGGTGAAGCCGGGGCAGACGGTGGCGATCGTCGGACCGACGGGTGCCGGCAAGACGACGCTGGTCAACCTGATCATGCGCTTCTACGAGCTCAGCGGCGGCCGGATCACCTTGGACGGGCAGGACATCGCGGAGATCACGCGCGACGACCTGCGCTCCCGCACCGGTATGGTCCTGCAGGACCCGTGGCTCTTCGCGGGCAGCATCCGCGAGAACATCCGCTACGGGCGTTCGACGGCCACCGACGAAGAGGTGCTCGCCGCAGCGAAGGCGACGTATGTCGATCGCTTCGTGCACGCCCTGCCCGAGGGCTACGACACCGTGCTCGACGAGGACGCCTCCAACGTCTCGGCGGGTGAGCGTCAGCTCATCACCATCGCGAGGGCGTTCGTCGCTCAGCCGTCGATCCTCATCCTCGATGAGGCGACCTCGGCGGTCGACACGCGCACCGAGTTGCTGCTGCAGCACGCGATGGCGGCGCTTCGCGAAGGACGCACCTCGTTCGTCATCGCGCACCGCCTGTCCACCATCCGCGACGCCGACCTCATCCTGGTGATGGAGCACGGCGACATCGTGGAGAAGGGCACGCACGACGAGCTCATCGCTGCGCAGGGGGCCTACTGGCGCCTGTACCAGTCGCAGTTCGAGCAGGCTGCGACCGACATCGACGCTGAGGAAGCCCTCACCGCGTCGACTCCGGTCGTCGTCACGGGTGACGCTGAGGAAGTAGAAGCAGAAGCTGCGCGGATCGGCGCCTCGGTCGGCGTCGGGATGCCGGCGGCCGAGGTTGCAGCCGCAGAGGCGATCCTCGAAAGCCCGGAGGCTCCTGACCGCAAGGCCTGA
- a CDS encoding D-alanyl-D-alanine carboxypeptidase → MTLRDARPDTGSDAAAARASIDDAAVAEPALSEPALSDAGLPDPALPDVAATTGSGAVESTAPARWADAGRGATALTWVDPATIANETRPGTLDGPIATANGASLLKGARLRSGFAQPQTLVPLGILAGLVTAYAGTTLLWPLHEIAPTVQAVEFEAASAPPASLTWPTQGSAAVGVEGVGAVASALDEAGIASITKVVSTLMVLDRLPLAVGEQGPEYSFTLQDSEDYWDYRIADQSSLDVPVGGTLTEFQMLQGILLGSANNYIDRLSDEIWGSERAFADAAEVWLRERGLEGITVVTPSGFDEGNTATPEALVKLAQLAMENPVFASIVGTKSVDIPGVGVVTNGNGMLADAGVVGIKTGTLEYYNLLTAKDVPVGDITVRLYAAVLGQNGDDERLAVTRTLFAEAEAALQTQKPTVPAGTVVGEVQTVWGESAKIVTDADAAVILWNAGTAEVTPELDLGDTQAAGDVVGTLTATGPLNTAETKLTLADELAGPSPWWRLTHPLELFGIAESAQR, encoded by the coding sequence GTGACCCTTCGTGACGCGCGCCCGGATACGGGATCGGATGCGGCGGCCGCACGCGCGTCGATCGATGACGCGGCGGTGGCCGAGCCCGCACTGTCTGAGCCCGCACTGTCCGATGCTGGATTGCCGGATCCCGCGCTGCCGGATGTCGCTGCGACTACCGGATCCGGAGCAGTCGAATCCACCGCCCCCGCTCGCTGGGCCGATGCCGGACGCGGCGCGACCGCGCTGACCTGGGTCGATCCGGCGACGATCGCGAACGAGACGCGGCCAGGGACGCTCGACGGCCCGATCGCAACGGCGAACGGCGCGAGCCTTTTGAAAGGTGCCCGACTGCGCAGCGGTTTCGCCCAGCCGCAGACGCTGGTGCCGCTCGGGATCCTCGCAGGGCTCGTCACCGCCTATGCCGGAACGACGTTGCTGTGGCCCCTGCACGAGATCGCGCCGACAGTGCAGGCAGTCGAGTTCGAAGCGGCATCCGCACCGCCCGCATCGCTCACCTGGCCGACGCAGGGCAGCGCGGCCGTCGGCGTCGAGGGCGTCGGCGCGGTCGCCTCCGCTCTGGACGAAGCGGGCATCGCCAGCATCACGAAGGTCGTCAGCACCCTGATGGTGCTGGACAGGCTCCCGCTCGCCGTCGGCGAGCAGGGCCCGGAGTACTCGTTCACTCTCCAGGACAGCGAAGACTACTGGGATTACCGGATCGCGGATCAGTCCTCACTGGATGTTCCCGTCGGTGGCACGTTGACGGAGTTCCAGATGCTGCAGGGCATTCTGCTGGGTTCTGCCAACAACTACATCGACCGGCTGTCCGACGAGATCTGGGGCTCGGAACGCGCCTTCGCCGATGCCGCCGAGGTGTGGCTGCGCGAACGCGGACTCGAAGGCATCACCGTGGTGACGCCTTCTGGCTTCGATGAGGGCAACACCGCGACGCCGGAGGCGCTGGTCAAGCTCGCGCAGCTCGCCATGGAGAACCCGGTGTTCGCGAGCATCGTCGGCACGAAGTCGGTCGATATTCCGGGTGTCGGCGTGGTGACCAACGGCAACGGGATGCTCGCCGATGCGGGCGTCGTCGGCATCAAGACAGGCACCCTCGAGTATTACAACCTCCTCACGGCGAAGGACGTGCCGGTCGGAGACATCACCGTCCGGCTCTACGCCGCCGTCCTCGGTCAGAACGGCGACGACGAACGCCTCGCCGTGACCCGCACGCTCTTCGCCGAAGCCGAAGCAGCTCTGCAGACGCAGAAGCCGACGGTGCCCGCGGGCACTGTCGTCGGCGAAGTGCAGACGGTGTGGGGCGAGTCGGCGAAGATCGTGACGGATGCCGATGCCGCCGTCATCCTCTGGAACGCGGGCACCGCAGAAGTGACCCCCGAGCTCGACCTGGGCGACACCCAGGCGGCCGGCGACGTGGTCGGAACGCTCACGGCGACCGGCCCGCTGAATACCGCCGAGACGAAGCTCACCCTCGCCGATGAACTCGCGGGTCCGAGCCCGTGGTGGCGACTGACGCACCCTCTCGAACTGTTCGGGATCGCCGAGTCCGCTCAGCGCTGA